A window from Musa acuminata AAA Group cultivar baxijiao chromosome BXJ3-10, Cavendish_Baxijiao_AAA, whole genome shotgun sequence encodes these proteins:
- the LOC135651459 gene encoding transcription factor WRKY19-like, with protein MCSAWDLSFLMRLLAQAEEQTRQLEANLGDASAADHCRSLVQQISSALKEAVSVARLMDSEGPQQPAWHGNAAVDLPRWNSEGLWSENSETVLKEQERREMCKKRKTLPKWTIQVQISGSQAGGVPEDGYSWRKYGQKEILGTRHRRGYYRCTRSNSVGCLATKQVQRSDRDPCVFHVTYRGEHTCLDNLQARLHDEAPTILEARHHLQDQQLPLCPKTSFMEMQDHNLVSSFSFPSTPLSSFEPKNQIFSYTNPMENDHSSSFSSPFMSPPTSESNYFAVSPCQTSSYGGGTADAAFKPPHVEFDPIFSIDTSKFF; from the exons ATGTGTAGCGCGTGGGATCTCAGTTTTCTGATGAGGTTGCTGGCTCAGGCTGAGGAGCAAACGAGGCAGCTGGAAGCTAATCTGGGAGATGCTTCCGCTGCCGATCATTGCAGATCATTGGTGCAACAGATAAGTTCTGCTTTGAAGGAAGCCGTTTCCGTGGCTAGACTCATGGACTCCGAAGGGCCGCAGCAGCCGGCATGGCACGGTAACGCAGCAGTGGACTTGCCTCGATGGAACAGCGAAGGCCTGTGGAGCGAGAACTCGGAGACGGTCCTCAAAGAACAAGAACGCAGGGAGATGTGCAAGAAGAG GAAAACTCTACCCAAATGGACGATCCAAGTTCAGATCTCCGGCAGCCAAGCGGGCGGAGTACCAGAAGACGGCTATAGCTGGAGGAAATACGGCCAGAAGGAGATCCTTGGAACCAGGCATCGAAG AGGCTACTACAGATGCACTCGCAGCAACAGCGTCGGATGTCTTGCAACGAAGCAAGTGCAGAGATCCGATCGGGACCCCTGCGTCTTCCACGTTACTTACCGAGGGGAACACACTTGCCTGGACAACCTGCAAGCGCGTCTCCATGATGAAGCTCCAACGATACTTGAAGCACGGCATCATCTCCAAGACCAGCAGTTGCCTCTGTGTCCTAAAACAAGTTTCATGGAAATGCAAGATCACAACCTagtttcttccttctcttttccttCCACACCACTCAGTAGCTTTGAGCCTAAGAACCAGATCTTCTCGTACACAAACCCCATGGAGAATGACCATTCAAGCAGCTTCTCTTCCCCATTCATGTCGCCACCTACCTCAGAATCGAACTACTTCGCAGTGTCTCCATGCCAGACGAGCAGCTATGGAGGGGGAACTGCTGATGCAGCTTTCAAGCCCCCTCATGTGGAGTTTGATCCAATTTTCTCCATTGATACTTCGAAATTCTTCTGA
- the LOC103968901 gene encoding uncharacterized protein LOC103968901 isoform X2 — MVELPKPKSVVEPSPPSVPVRGGEEAAGWKGARYPNPPDPVNPDVATLRDQWRFAIRQYSRWYSHAWGTAILAGVSFFAIGWLIKGSNPLPSRAPEHADDRRSREATSTER; from the coding sequence ATGGTGGAGCTGCCCAAGCCCAAGTCGGTGGTGGAGCCTTCGCCCCCGTCTGTGCCGGTTCGCGGCGGCGAGGAGGCTGCGGGGTGGAAGGGGGCGCGCTACCCGAACCCGCCGGACCCAGTGAACCCCGACGTCGCGACGCTGAGGGACCAGTGGCGCTTCGCCATCCGGCAGTACAGTCGGTGGTACTCCCACGCCTGGGGCACCGCCATCCTCGCCGGCGTCTCCTTCTTCGCCATCGGGTGGCTGATCAAGGGCTCCAACCCTCTCCCTTCGCGGGCGCCCGAACACGCTGACGACCGGCGGTCGCGAGAGGCGACCAGCACCGAGAG
- the LOC103968901 gene encoding uncharacterized protein LOC103968901 isoform X1 produces MVELPKPKSVVEPSPPSVPVRGGEEAAGWKGARYPNPPDPVNPDVATLRDQWRFAIRQYSRWYSHAWGTAILAGVSFFAIGWLIKGSNPLPSRAPEHADDRRSREATSTERHVYIQHHFMDG; encoded by the coding sequence ATGGTGGAGCTGCCCAAGCCCAAGTCGGTGGTGGAGCCTTCGCCCCCGTCTGTGCCGGTTCGCGGCGGCGAGGAGGCTGCGGGGTGGAAGGGGGCGCGCTACCCGAACCCGCCGGACCCAGTGAACCCCGACGTCGCGACGCTGAGGGACCAGTGGCGCTTCGCCATCCGGCAGTACAGTCGGTGGTACTCCCACGCCTGGGGCACCGCCATCCTCGCCGGCGTCTCCTTCTTCGCCATCGGGTGGCTGATCAAGGGCTCCAACCCTCTCCCTTCGCGGGCGCCCGAACACGCTGACGACCGGCGGTCGCGAGAGGCGACCAGCACCGAGAG